The genomic region TTTCGCTGCCGCCTACCTTGGAGAAGCTCGTAAAATCATGGTCGCCGATGAGGTAGGCTGCGGCCTCGTTCATAGCGGCTACATCGGGGGCACGGTCGAGGTAGAGAGCGTGGGGTGCGGCAAACGGGTCGGGCACGAGGCGCACATGGTACTCATAGGTGCGTACGCGCGCATCAAAGCGGGCGTGGGCCGTGGGCGGCACCGGGTGCACTAGGTAGCCGCGCATATCGGCGGGTAGGGCGCGGTTGAGACGGTAGAGCAGGGTATCGAGGTCGAGGCCCGTGGGTAGCTCTGCGTCGAAGTGCGCTACTTGGTGGCTGGCATGCACCCCCGAGTCGGTGCGGCCACTACCCAGCGAGTACACCGGCTGCCGCAGTATCTGCGACAAGCACCGATCCAGCTCCTGCTGCACCGTGAGCGTGCCCGGCTGGATTTGCCACCCGTGAAAGCGCGTGCCGTCGTAGGCAAGGTGAAGAAAGTAGCGCAAAGGATAAATTGTTGAATGATTGAAGGTTGAAGGGTTGCTGTTGGTTTGACAGCACTAGTTGAGTTGTGGTAATCGAACGATCCAGCAATCAACCATTCAACCTTCAATCAACTCACTTACAGCTTCTCATAAATAGCCGCAGCCCCCTGCCCTACCCCTACGCACATAGTTACGAGGCCATACCGAGCGTTTTCGCGGCGCTGCATCTCGTACAGCAGTGTGGCCGTGATGCGGGCGCCGGCGCAGCCTAGCGGGTGCCCAATAGCAATACTGCCGCCATTGACGTTCACTTTAGCCGGGTCTAGCTCCAGGTCGCGCATGCAGGCAATGCTTTGGGCAGCAAAGGCTTCGTTCAACTCAATCAGGTCGATGTCGTTCATGGTCAACCCAGCGCGCTGGAGCACTTTCTGAGTAGCCGGCACCGGCCCGATACCCATATAGGCCGGGTCGACGCCCGCCACAGCTGAGGCCACAATGCGGGCCATCGGCTTCAGGTTATAGCGCTTTAATGCCTCTTCGCTCACCACCAGCACGGCGGCAGCACCGTCGTTGATGCCTGCCGAGTTGCCGGCCGTAACAGTGCCATTCTCAATAAAGGCTGGTTTCAGAGTGGCCAGCTTTTCCATGCTCGACAAACGTGGGTGCTCGTCGGTGTCGAACAGCGCCGTGTCGCCTTTGGGCTGAGCAATAAACACAGGCGCAATCTCCTTGCGGAAACGCCCCTTTTCGTAAGCATTCTTGTATTTGCGCTGCGTGTCGTAGGCAAACTGGTCTTGCTCTTCACGCGTGATGCCGTACTTAGCAGCCACGTGCTCAGCCGTTTCGCCCATAGTGTAGGGCAAGTGTTTGGCCGAGAGCTTGGGGTTCACGAAGCGCCAACCCAGAGTAGTATCGTGAGCGGTGAAGTCGCGGCCGAACGCCGTAACGGATTTTGCCATTACGAAGGGCGCCCGCGTCATGTTTTCAGAGCCACCAGCCAAATACACGTCGCCTTCTCCGGCCCGGATAGCCCGAAACGAATCCATAATGCTCTGCAAGCCGGAGGCACACAGGCGGTTCACAGTGTTGCCGGGCACCGATAAGGGTAGGCCGGCCAGCAGCGCCGCCATGCGGGCCACGTTACGGTTGTCTTCGCCGGCCTGGTTGGCAGCGCCCATAATTACGTCTTCGACGGCGGCAGGGTCTACGCTTTTGTTGCGGCGCATCAGCTCGCGCAATACGTGCGCGGCCATATCATCGGGGCGGACACTGCTGAGCGCGC from Hymenobacter aerilatus harbors:
- the truA gene encoding tRNA pseudouridine(38-40) synthase TruA → MRYFLHLAYDGTRFHGWQIQPGTLTVQQELDRCLSQILRQPVYSLGSGRTDSGVHASHQVAHFDAELPTGLDLDTLLYRLNRALPADMRGYLVHPVPPTAHARFDARVRTYEYHVRLVPDPFAAPHALYLDRAPDVAAMNEAAAYLIGDHDFTSFSKVGGSEKHYRCLCYEAGWHPAPGGVVFRIRANRFVRGMVRLVVGTLLTVGKGKLTPEEFRQVFASLNRVHASGAAKAQGLFLCRVEYPAGLVPTELLPTGLPYFAG
- a CDS encoding thiolase family protein, whose product is MSQAYIVDAVRTPIGKFGGALSSVRPDDMAAHVLRELMRRNKSVDPAAVEDVIMGAANQAGEDNRNVARMAALLAGLPLSVPGNTVNRLCASGLQSIMDSFRAIRAGEGDVYLAGGSENMTRAPFVMAKSVTAFGRDFTAHDTTLGWRFVNPKLSAKHLPYTMGETAEHVAAKYGITREEQDQFAYDTQRKYKNAYEKGRFRKEIAPVFIAQPKGDTALFDTDEHPRLSSMEKLATLKPAFIENGTVTAGNSAGINDGAAAVLVVSEEALKRYNLKPMARIVASAVAGVDPAYMGIGPVPATQKVLQRAGLTMNDIDLIELNEAFAAQSIACMRDLELDPAKVNVNGGSIAIGHPLGCAGARITATLLYEMQRRENARYGLVTMCVGVGQGAAAIYEKL